In Gadus morhua chromosome 9, gadMor3.0, whole genome shotgun sequence, the sequence GATGGCAGCCGATTGGTTGGGTAGTTTGGTGTCCATCAACTGCGGTCCGACGCTGGGAGTGTACCAGGGAGAGGTGTCCTCCGTGGACCAGACGAGCCAGACCATCTCCCTGAGACAACCCTTCCACAATGGGGTCAAGTGTTCCGTCCCCGAGGTCACTTTTAGGTAAAGGCAACATATATAATACACATTTTCTATGTAATGTAACGTTATGAACTGTCTCCACgtatttctgtctgtttatgtactggatatatctatagatagatatgATAGCATTTACAGATATCTATCATAAATATGATGGATAGATATGCAAGTTATGTCTAATTTATATTATATCCATACATCAAATCACTGTTGTTGACCGACAGCATAGTTATTGTTTTTAACGGTGAAGTTATGTCCTCTTCAGTGCGATGGACATCAAGGAGCTCAAGATTTTGGACATTAGTAATGGCTGTGCGGTGAACAGCGCCTCTGTGTCCAGCAAGACTAGCAGTGCACCGGTCGCCGTGCCAAAGGCTGACCCCAGGGCTCAGGGGAGACTCAACTCTCCCCAGCACTGCTCCAAAAGTTACGGTGAGCGACATCTGGATGTGCCTGGCCAACCCAAGGCTTTCCGTCGACGACACAACTCATGTAAGTGTCGATGCGAAGCGAGAACCGTTAACGGATGCCATTACCCACCTCAGCCTCAACGTCAGTAATGTAGAATACAATAATGTGACATTCACATTCTGCGTGTACATTTTGTTATTACTGCTCATGTGATGTTTATAGctattttttcttcctctttggCAACAGTTTAGTTCGGTGAATATGTGGCTGAGAAAGTGTCACCCAAATTACACATCCTCAAATAATTAAGTGTATCTCATTCATGATTTATGAGGATTTAttcaaatatattgtatttccCTGACCGTTCAGGGTCTTCAAGTAGTCGAGGGGCGAACCAGCCGACCCCCAAGAAGAACGGGGTGAAGAACGGGGGCGGTCCCATGAAGCAGCGGGACGACGAGTGCTTCGGGGACGCCATAGACGACGGCCTGGACACGGACTTCGACTTCGAGGGCAACCTGGCGCTCTTCGACAAGGCCGCCGTCTTCTCGGAGATCGAGGGCTCGGATCGCCGCGGCAACGGCACCAGGTCGCGTGGCACGCCCCAGGAGCAGACGCCCACGCGCTACCGCCACGATGAGAACATCCTGGAGAACAAGCCCGTCGTGTACAGGCAGATCAAGGTGCCGCAGGCCGGAGCCAAAGAGTACTGCACCGGTACGTCCCTCCACACTCTgtccatcaatcaatcaatctctttatttaaccaggtgaAAATTCATTGAGATTAAATCACTTTTCTAAGAAAAGAACCATGCCAAGAAGGCATCACTCGTTAAAATAAGCACaatcaaaattcaaacgaatattaggcagcccttaatattcgaacctcttatgggcaggccaagagggagagacgtcggagaacccgacacagtctattcataatattgtaatgaccacggccgaggcagtgaatgaagtattgattagacagcgatttattagaaacctaataaaccgt encodes:
- the edc3 gene encoding enhancer of mRNA-decapping protein 3 isoform X1, with translation MAADWLGSLVSINCGPTLGVYQGEVSSVDQTSQTISLRQPFHNGVKCSVPEVTFSAMDIKELKILDISNGCAVNSASVSSKTSSAPVAVPKADPRAQGRLNSPQHCSKSYGERHLDVPGQPKAFRRRHNSWSSSSRGANQPTPKKNGVKNGGGPMKQRDDECFGDAIDDGLDTDFDFEGNLALFDKAAVFSEIEGSDRRGNGTRSRGTPQEQTPTRYRHDENILENKPVVYRQIKVPQAGAKEYCTDSGLVVPSVSYELHKRLVAAAERHGLSLERRLEMTGVCASQMALTLLGGPNRLTPKNVHQRPTVALLCGPHVQGAQGISCGRHLANHEVEVILFLPNFVKMLDPVTTELAIYSRTGGKQVSSIKDLPDSPVDLIINCLDCHENTFLMDQPWYRAAADWANQNRAPVLSIDPPVSGQGLAVEAKWSLSLCLPLALAEGAGRVYLCDIGVPCHVFQEVGIKYHSPFGCKFVIPLHSA